Sequence from the Gemmatimonadota bacterium genome:
GGCCCTCGCTCTGGATCACCGTCCAGCGAAACGGTGCCAAGGGGTCGATGGTCGTGATCGCGGGGGCGGCCGACACGTCCGCGGCGAGCAAGACCAAGGCGGCGGCGGGCAAGGAGCCTCTCCCCGAGGCCCTCCCGACCGGCGGCACGAAGCCCCGTCCCTAGTCCTCGCCGAGGTCCTCGAAGCGGAGCCACCGGGGGGTAAAGAAGAGGTCAATCGTCCCCCCGGCCCCGTGACGGTCCTTGAGCACCCGGACCTCCGCCGCCCCGGCGATCCCCAGGTCCGCGTCGTACAACTCCTCCCGATACAACCCCAGGATCACGTCGGCGTGCTGCCGCAACGCGCCGGCGGCGGTGAAGTCGCTGGTCACGGGCCGGCGGTCGGCTCGAGATGCCGGGGAGTCACTGCTGTGCACCACCAGCAGGATGGCGGCATCGCGACCGATGGCGAGCCGCTTCAACGCGGCGACGCGGAGTGCGGCGGCATCGCTCGGCGCCCGTCCGTCGACGTCCAGTCCCTCCAGGCAGTCCACCACCAGCAGGTCCCATTCGTCGGCGGCCGTCCGGAGGTCGACCGGCCAGCCCTCGACCGGCTGTGATTGGAACGCGATCGGCAGCTCGCGCAGCCGCAAGGCCACGGTGGCGATCTCCGCCCGACGGTCGTCGTGGAGGGCGTCGCCGGCAAGCTCGTCGAGCGTCGCCTTGGCCGAGAGCGCCAGCGCCCGTTCCGCAAGGCGGGTGGCGCTCATCTCCGTGCTGAGCACGGCAACCGTGTGACCGGTGGTCGCGGCCCGCACGGCGATCCCCAGGGCCAGCGCGCTGCAGCCACTCCCGGAGTCGCCGCCGAGGACGATGAGGTCTTCGCGCCGCACGCCGCCGCCAAGGAGTTGGTCGAGGGCGGGGAAGCCGGTCGGAATGCGGCGGCTCATCGGCCTGCCACTTCGTGAAGGATGGCGCGCAACCGCGCAAAGTGCTGCTCCGCGTCGTGATTCCTCACGATGATCTCGCGGGCACTGCTCCCCATCGCGGCACGGTCCGCAGGGGACAGCGCAAGGAATCGCTCGAGGCCTTCGACCAGCGCCGGAACGGAGTCGGTGGCGGCGATGCGGATGCCGTTGACGCCATCCGCGATCACGTCGGGGACGAGCCCGACCGGCGTGGCGAGGACCGGGGTGCCGCACGCCATCGCCTCGAGCATCGTGTAGGGCCCGCCCTCGAACCGCGAGGCCACGAGCAGGGCGTCGAGCCGGCGATACAGCGCCGGCAGATCGGCATCGGCCGGCGGCTCGATGAGCTCGACCAGGGAGGCGGCCCCTGATTCGGCCAGCAGTCGCTCGATCGCAGGCCGGTGCTTCGCCCCGATCGGGAACAGCCAGACCACCCTCGGCCCGCCGCGGCGTGCGAGTTCGGCGATGGCGTCGAAGGCGAGGTCCAGCCCCTTCATGAAAATGTCCGGCCGCCCCACCAAGCCGATCGTGATGGGTCCGCCCGGCGCACGCTCCTCGCGGCCAGACGCGGTGAAGCGCTTCAGGTCGATGCCGAGGGGCACGACCTCGTCCACCGAGCCACCGTAG
This genomic interval carries:
- a CDS encoding DnaB-like helicase C-terminal domain-containing protein, with protein sequence MSRRIPTGFPALDQLLGGGVRREDLIVLGGDSGSGCSALALGIAVRAATTGHTVAVLSTEMSATRLAERALALSAKATLDELAGDALHDDRRAEIATVALRLRELPIAFQSQPVEGWPVDLRTAADEWDLLVVDCLEGLDVDGRAPSDAAALRVAALKRLAIGRDAAILLVVHSSDSPASRADRRPVTSDFTAAGALRQHADVILGLYREELYDADLGIAGAAEVRVLKDRHGAGGTIDLFFTPRWLRFEDLGED
- a CDS encoding glycosyltransferase family 4 protein, producing MTERPIRITIATENMFGGTGVHTAALADFLAAGGDQVRVVMAPDELDNPTGVLVLPKDPRVEVVGPIRGDSGVQRQQMVAAVRAGRPQVVFHGKGAPTEGGFRADVALRLAAPLVVFEHDAPPTAAHRLGWNGWRPSAGLYQRVPRWLNGWRHHLASRVVTNSSSTQAKQQQFYGGSVDEVVPLGIDLKRFTASGREERAPGGPITIGLVGRPDIFMKGLDLAFDAIAELARRGGPRVVWLFPIGAKHRPAIERLLAESGAASLVELIEPPADADLPALYRRLDALLVASRFEGGPYTMLEAMACGTPVLATPVGLVPDVIADGVNGIRIAATDSVPALVEGLERFLALSPADRAAMGSSAREIIVRNHDAEQHFARLRAILHEVAGR